A stretch of the Archangium violaceum genome encodes the following:
- a CDS encoding non-ribosomal peptide synthetase produces the protein MNVRDVQLPAEGAAPLPPSERTEPKPAAKVGRRPPPLVPVSRNEAPPLSFAQQRLWFIDQLAPGSHTYNVPFFARLKGPLDVSVLERSLAELIRRHESLRTTFTVVNGRPVQRIVSELDFRLPLERLDQATEGEREAVLRRLAEEEARRPFDLEKGPLIRARLLRVADADHALLLTLHHVISDAWSLGLLERELTVLYRAFSSAGEPLPRALPVQYADYATWQREWLKGEVLEAQLSWWKQQLAGAPPVLELPTDRPRPPVQSARGAIRRVMLSPALSGAVKELSRKEGATQFMTLLAGFHALLARYSGQTDFVVGSPIAGRNRREVEGLIGFFANTLALRVDGSGDVSFQELLGRVRKACLGAYAHPDLPFEQLVDALQPVRDLSRSPLFQVMFVLQGVMPYAALELPGVSASELVVDPGVSRFDITLSVRETPEGWLCIWEYSTDLYDEATVERMAAHYVRLLEGAVAHPEQKLSALPLMSEEERRRVVVEFNDTGALYAPARGVHELFEAWADRRPEAVAVSFGEERLTYGELNRKANRLAHHLRTWGVGPDVPVGLCVKRSLELAVGVLGILKAGGAYVPLDPAYPAERLALMLNASRAPVLLTQKMLEDSLPASEAKRLYLEADESAWAGCSEANPESVSGPEALAYVIYTSGSTGVPKGVAMHHRPLLNLMRWQVERSGAKKTLQFSALSFDVSFQELFSTWGAGGELVLIAEEMRLEARALLEKMESSGVERLYLPFVALQNLAEVADREGLAPSRLREVITAGEQLRVTPALRGWLGRMKGCVLENQYGPTETHVATAYRMEGEPEKWPELPSIGKPIANTSVHLLDGNGEPVPVGVPGELYIGGVAVARGYLHRPELTQEKFVPDVFGERGERLYRTGDYARYLADGNIEFLGRRDAQVKVRGFRIELAEVEAALARHPSVKDVAVVAREVGAGGKQLVAYVVRQPGQEVEVASLKAHLKERLPEYMVPSAFVRLEAFPLTPSGKVDRKALPAPEMETTGTQYVAPRTVMEEVVAGVWASLLGLGRVGAHDNFFELGGHSLLATQAASRLREALEVQLPVRVLFEAPSVAELAARLESISGGTQGPQLPPLVPMPRADALPLSFAQQRLWFIEQFAPGGFAYNLPFVTRLKGKLEVAALERSLTELMRRHEALRTTFAQVDGKPVQRVAAESALVLPVESLEALPEGERARELQRRVEEEFRRAFDLEMGPLVRALLLRVTVEEHVLVLVMHHIIGDGWSLGVLVRELAELYEAFSSGAEPALAALPVQYADYALWQREWLKGEVLEAQLSWWKGRLAGAPTALELPTDRPRPAVQSFRGATLAVRLPAELSGVIRELNRREGVTPFMTFLAAYQALLARYSGQRDIVVGSPIAGRTQREMEGLIGFFVNTLALRVDATGEVGFRTLLRRVREACLGAYAHQDMPFEQLVNALHPVRDLSRPALFQVMFALQEPSPTLSLTGVSSEEVTFEAGLAKFELTLFMREGAEGWESQWEYNTDLFDEGTVARMAAHYVRLLGEAIARPEQPVSELPLLSEEERRRVLVEWNQTRTEYPREASVHALFEEQVERRPAAVAVEYEGKRLTYAELNGRANQVARALRRLGVTVGTRVGLCAGRSVELVVATLGILKAGGAYVPLDPTYPAERLSFMVEDTAVPVVLAQPELVSKLPPVSAKVVELTEASFASESGEDLGQRVAPEALAYVMYTSGSTGRPKGVCIPHRGIVRLVRDTRYLQVTEEDRVTQMSNTAFDASTFELWGALLNGATLLGVPREVALSPKALAAFLREQQASVVFVTTALFNQVAAECPDAFRTAKYVLFGGETADPRWVREVLRKGAPERLLHVYGPTENTTFSTWLEVKDVPERAASVSIGKPISNSEAYVLDERMRPVPFGVVGELYVGGEGLALGYLNRPELTAEKFVAHPFSAEPEARLYRTGDLVKYLPDGNLEFLGRRDAQVKVRGFRIELGEIEAALAKHPGVGEVVVTARDEGLGGKRLVAYVVPRSGQEVDAGALRAALKKVLPEHMVPSAFVVLEALPLTPNGKVDRKALPAPEAEGTAREGYVAPRTELEQRVADIWAPLLKQRVGALDNFFELGGHSLLAAQAATRLREALGMELSVRVLFEAPTVAELAARLESMRGRTAGIVAPPLVPVPRGGDLPLSFAQQRLWFLEQFEPGGYSYNVPVATWLKGSLDVTVLERCFAEIVRRHEVLRTTFSEVNGQPVQRIAPELVLSVPVEELEGLPASAIKQRVEEEARCPFDLEKGPLIRVRLLRVAADEHVLMLVMNHIVCDIWALGVLLRELETLYQAFSSGAAPSLPSLPVQYADFATWQREWLKGDALEQQLSWWKQQLAGAPPVLELPTDRPRPPAQTFHGAHLELPLPSSLSTSVQTLSRQEGVTPFMTFLAAYQALLARYSGQTDFVVGSPIIGRNRREVEGLVGCFLNTLALRMDTSGDVSFRELLGRVRKTCVAAFAHQDMPFEQLVDALQPVRDLSRSPLFQVMFAHQLMPPALSLPGVSASEFPFEPGMAKFDLTLFVRETPNGLVSVWEYNTDLYEEATVERMAAHYVRLLEGAVAHPEQKLSALPLMSEEERRRVVVEFNDTGALYAPARGVHELFEAWADRRPEAVAVSFGEERLTYGELNRKANRLAHHLRTWGVGPDVPVGLCVKRSLELAVGVLGILKAGGAYVPLDPAYPAERLALMLNASRAPVLLTQRTLSEALPQSEAKRLYLDADESAWAGCSEANPQPLAGPEALAYVIYTSGSTGVPKGVAMHHRPLLNLMRWQVERSGAKKTLQFSALSFDVSFQELFSTWGAGGELVLIAEEMRLEARALLEKMESSGVERLYLPFVALQNLAEVADREGLAPSRLREVITAGEQLRVTPALRGWLGRMKGCVLENQYGPTETHVATAYRMEGEPEKWPELPSIGKPIANTSVHLLDGNGEPVPVGVPGELYIGGVAVARGYLHRPELTQEKFVPDVFGERGERLYRTGDYARYLADGNIEFLGRRDAQVKVRGFRIELAEVEAALARHPSVKDVAVVAREVGAGGKQLVAYVVGKEGQAPGAGELKSFLKERLPEYMVPSAFVRLEAFPLTPSGKVDRKALPAPDSTRQESSRSFVGPRTALELQIVRIWEELLGIQPVGVQDNFFELGGNSLLAIRLLSRIRTSTGRNLPVAALFQNATVEHLASLLRQEAGPWTPLVELRGGGDKRPFFCVHAVGGTVLGYVELSRLLGPDQPFYGLQSRGLDGDLPPCESVEEMAGLYIEAIRKVQPTGPYLLGGWSMGGSIALEMASQLRGQGEDVELLALIDSYDLSSAVARLSPEQQEASRLAALFHGDLLRAAGQEPPVSEETLARMEPEALSGALEEVSRAAATAPGAGVQPLQALHRVFEKNLRAAWRYSPPVYPGTLTLFEASASALQQQGGKRFAASAVEVNTLEGDHYSILRGPRVEELAARLKSCLERAHSARKERNP, from the coding sequence AGTTGAGCCGAAAGGAGGGGGCCACGCAGTTCATGACGCTGCTGGCGGGCTTTCATGCGTTGCTGGCACGCTACAGCGGGCAGACGGACTTCGTGGTGGGATCGCCGATCGCGGGGCGCAATCGGCGCGAGGTGGAGGGGCTCATTGGCTTCTTCGCCAACACACTGGCGCTGCGCGTGGATGGCTCCGGGGATGTGAGCTTCCAAGAGTTGCTGGGACGGGTACGCAAGGCCTGTCTGGGCGCCTATGCCCATCCTGATCTGCCGTTCGAGCAGCTGGTGGACGCGCTGCAGCCCGTGCGCGACCTGAGCCGCTCTCCGCTCTTCCAGGTCATGTTCGTCCTCCAGGGCGTAATGCCGTATGCCGCCCTGGAACTGCCCGGGGTATCCGCGAGTGAGCTCGTCGTCGATCCGGGAGTATCGCGGTTCGACATCACCCTGTCGGTGAGAGAGACCCCGGAGGGGTGGCTGTGCATCTGGGAGTACAGCACCGACCTGTACGACGAGGCGACGGTGGAGAGGATGGCGGCGCACTACGTGCGGCTGCTGGAAGGTGCCGTTGCCCACCCGGAGCAGAAGCTGTCGGCGCTGCCGCTGATGAGCGAGGAGGAGCGGCGAAGGGTGGTGGTGGAGTTCAACGACACGGGGGCGCTGTACGCGCCAGCTCGTGGAGTGCACGAGCTGTTCGAGGCGTGGGCGGACAGGAGGCCGGAAGCGGTGGCCGTGAGCTTCGGAGAGGAGAGGCTCACCTACGGAGAGCTGAATCGGAAGGCGAACCGGCTGGCGCACCACCTGAGGACATGGGGAGTGGGGCCGGATGTGCCGGTGGGCCTGTGCGTGAAGCGCTCGCTGGAGTTGGCGGTGGGCGTGCTGGGAATCCTGAAGGCCGGGGGCGCGTACGTGCCGCTGGACCCGGCGTACCCGGCGGAGCGGCTGGCGCTGATGCTCAATGCGTCGCGGGCGCCGGTGCTGCTCACCCAGAAGATGCTCGAGGACTCACTACCGGCCAGTGAGGCGAAGCGGCTGTACCTGGAGGCGGACGAGAGCGCGTGGGCCGGTTGCAGCGAGGCCAATCCGGAGAGCGTGTCGGGCCCGGAAGCGCTGGCGTACGTCATCTACACATCGGGTTCGACGGGGGTGCCGAAGGGAGTGGCGATGCACCACCGGCCACTGCTCAACCTCATGAGGTGGCAGGTGGAGCGCTCGGGGGCGAAGAAGACGCTGCAATTCTCGGCGCTGAGCTTCGACGTGAGCTTCCAGGAGTTGTTCTCCACGTGGGGAGCGGGCGGGGAGCTGGTGCTCATTGCCGAGGAGATGAGGCTGGAGGCGAGGGCGCTGCTGGAGAAGATGGAGAGCAGCGGGGTGGAGAGGCTGTACCTGCCGTTCGTGGCGCTGCAGAACCTGGCGGAGGTGGCGGACAGGGAGGGACTGGCACCGAGCAGGCTGAGGGAAGTCATCACGGCGGGCGAGCAACTGAGGGTGACGCCGGCACTGCGTGGGTGGTTGGGGAGGATGAAGGGGTGCGTGCTGGAGAACCAGTACGGGCCGACGGAGACGCACGTGGCGACGGCGTACCGGATGGAGGGGGAGCCGGAGAAGTGGCCGGAGCTGCCGAGCATAGGCAAGCCGATAGCGAACACGAGCGTGCACCTGCTGGACGGGAATGGAGAGCCGGTGCCGGTGGGGGTGCCGGGGGAGCTGTACATAGGCGGAGTGGCGGTGGCGAGGGGCTACCTGCATCGGCCGGAGCTGACGCAGGAGAAGTTCGTCCCGGATGTGTTTGGGGAGAGGGGAGAGAGGCTGTACCGGACGGGGGACTACGCGAGGTACCTGGCGGACGGGAACATCGAGTTCCTGGGGCGCAGGGACGCGCAGGTGAAGGTGCGCGGGTTCCGGATTGAGCTGGCGGAGGTGGAGGCGGCGCTGGCCAGACACCCGTCGGTGAAGGACGTGGCTGTCGTTGCCAGAGAGGTGGGTGCCGGAGGAAAGCAGCTGGTTGCCTATGTGGTGCGGCAGCCAGGGCAGGAAGTAGAGGTGGCGTCACTGAAGGCCCACCTGAAGGAGCGGCTGCCCGAGTACATGGTGCCGTCTGCCTTCGTGCGTCTGGAGGCGTTTCCGCTGACGCCCAGTGGCAAGGTGGACAGGAAGGCGCTGCCGGCTCCGGAGATGGAGACAACGGGCACGCAGTACGTGGCGCCGCGGACGGTGATGGAGGAGGTGGTGGCGGGGGTCTGGGCGTCGCTGCTGGGCCTGGGACGCGTGGGGGCTCATGACAATTTCTTCGAGCTGGGTGGGCACTCGCTGCTGGCCACGCAGGCTGCCTCGCGCCTTCGTGAGGCACTCGAGGTTCAGCTGCCGGTGCGCGTGCTCTTCGAAGCACCCTCGGTGGCGGAGCTCGCGGCGCGGCTCGAGTCGATATCGGGCGGCACGCAGGGGCCCCAGCTTCCACCCTTGGTGCCGATGCCGAGGGCGGATGCGCTGCCGTTGTCCTTCGCGCAGCAGCGCCTGTGGTTCATCGAGCAGTTCGCGCCGGGAGGCTTCGCCTACAACCTGCCGTTCGTAACGAGGTTGAAGGGCAAGCTCGAGGTGGCCGCGCTGGAGCGAAGCCTGACGGAGCTGATGCGTCGACACGAGGCACTGCGGACGACATTCGCCCAGGTGGATGGGAAGCCGGTACAGAGGGTGGCCGCGGAGTCGGCGCTCGTGCTGCCCGTGGAGAGCCTGGAGGCGTTGCCGGAGGGGGAGCGCGCCAGAGAGCTCCAGAGGCGCGTGGAGGAGGAGTTCCGGCGCGCGTTCGACCTGGAGATGGGGCCGCTGGTACGGGCACTGTTGCTACGCGTCACCGTAGAAGAGCACGTGCTGGTGCTGGTGATGCACCACATCATCGGGGATGGCTGGTCCCTGGGAGTGCTCGTGCGGGAGCTGGCAGAGCTGTACGAGGCGTTCTCCTCGGGAGCCGAGCCCGCGTTGGCCGCACTGCCGGTGCAGTACGCGGACTATGCCCTGTGGCAGAGGGAGTGGCTGAAGGGAGAGGTACTGGAGGCGCAGCTGTCCTGGTGGAAGGGGAGACTGGCCGGAGCGCCGACCGCGCTGGAGTTGCCGACGGACAGGCCGAGGCCGGCGGTGCAGAGCTTCCGAGGGGCCACGCTGGCGGTGAGGCTGCCCGCGGAGCTCTCGGGAGTCATCCGGGAGCTGAATCGACGGGAGGGCGTCACGCCGTTCATGACGTTCCTGGCGGCGTACCAGGCGCTGCTGGCGCGCTACAGCGGACAGAGGGACATCGTGGTGGGCTCACCCATCGCGGGGCGCACGCAGCGTGAGATGGAAGGGCTCATCGGCTTCTTCGTCAACACGCTGGCGTTGCGCGTGGATGCGACGGGAGAGGTGGGCTTCCGGACGTTGCTGCGCCGCGTGCGAGAGGCCTGCCTGGGAGCGTACGCGCACCAGGACATGCCATTCGAGCAGTTGGTGAATGCCCTGCACCCCGTGCGAGACCTGAGCCGCCCGGCGCTGTTCCAGGTGATGTTCGCCCTCCAGGAGCCATCTCCCACGTTGTCGCTGACCGGTGTCTCCTCGGAAGAGGTCACCTTCGAGGCAGGGCTGGCGAAGTTCGAGCTGACCCTGTTCATGAGGGAGGGCGCGGAAGGGTGGGAGAGCCAGTGGGAATACAACACCGACCTGTTCGATGAGGGGACGGTGGCGAGGATGGCGGCGCACTACGTGCGGCTGCTGGGCGAGGCCATCGCGAGGCCAGAGCAACCGGTGTCGGAGCTGCCGCTGCTGAGCGAGGAGGAGCGGCGGCGGGTGCTGGTGGAGTGGAACCAGACGAGAACGGAGTACCCGAGAGAGGCGAGTGTCCACGCCCTGTTCGAGGAGCAGGTGGAGCGCCGGCCGGCAGCGGTGGCGGTGGAGTACGAGGGGAAGAGGCTCACGTACGCGGAGCTGAACGGGCGTGCCAACCAGGTGGCCAGGGCCCTGCGACGGCTGGGCGTCACGGTGGGGACGCGAGTGGGGCTATGTGCTGGCCGCTCGGTGGAACTGGTGGTGGCGACGCTCGGCATCCTGAAGGCGGGTGGAGCGTACGTGCCGCTGGATCCGACGTACCCGGCGGAGCGCCTGTCATTCATGGTGGAGGACACGGCGGTGCCGGTGGTGCTGGCGCAGCCGGAGCTGGTGTCGAAGCTGCCGCCGGTGAGCGCGAAGGTGGTGGAGCTGACGGAGGCGTCCTTCGCGAGCGAGAGCGGGGAGGACCTCGGACAGCGAGTTGCTCCGGAGGCTCTGGCGTACGTAATGTACACGTCGGGCTCGACGGGCAGGCCCAAGGGCGTGTGCATTCCGCACCGGGGCATCGTCCGCCTGGTGCGCGACACCCGGTACCTCCAGGTGACCGAGGAGGACCGCGTCACGCAGATGTCCAACACGGCGTTCGATGCGTCGACGTTCGAGCTGTGGGGCGCGCTGCTGAACGGGGCGACCCTGCTGGGCGTACCGAGGGAGGTGGCGCTGTCACCGAAGGCACTGGCCGCGTTCCTGCGCGAGCAGCAAGCGAGCGTGGTGTTCGTGACGACGGCGCTCTTCAATCAGGTGGCGGCTGAGTGCCCGGACGCGTTCCGAACGGCGAAGTACGTGCTGTTCGGTGGCGAGACGGCGGATCCGAGGTGGGTACGGGAGGTGCTGCGGAAGGGGGCTCCCGAGCGACTGCTGCACGTGTACGGCCCGACGGAGAACACGACGTTCTCGACCTGGCTCGAGGTGAAGGACGTGCCGGAGAGGGCCGCGTCGGTGTCCATCGGCAAGCCCATTTCGAACTCGGAAGCCTACGTGCTGGACGAGCGGATGCGGCCGGTGCCGTTCGGCGTGGTGGGCGAGCTGTACGTGGGTGGAGAGGGCCTGGCGCTCGGGTACCTGAACCGGCCGGAGCTCACGGCGGAGAAGTTCGTCGCTCATCCGTTCAGCGCGGAGCCGGAGGCCCGGCTGTACCGGACGGGGGATCTGGTGAAGTACCTGCCGGATGGGAACCTCGAGTTCCTGGGGCGGCGGGATGCTCAGGTGAAGGTGCGCGGCTTCCGTATCGAGCTGGGGGAAATCGAGGCGGCGCTGGCGAAGCATCCCGGTGTGGGCGAGGTGGTGGTCACCGCCCGGGACGAGGGACTCGGCGGCAAGCGGCTGGTGGCCTACGTGGTGCCACGCTCGGGTCAGGAGGTGGATGCGGGAGCACTGCGGGCCGCCCTCAAGAAGGTGCTGCCCGAGCACATGGTGCCCTCGGCCTTCGTGGTGCTGGAGGCCCTGCCACTCACGCCCAATGGAAAGGTGGACCGCAAGGCCCTGCCGGCCCCCGAGGCGGAGGGGACGGCGCGCGAGGGATACGTGGCGCCGAGGACGGAGCTGGAGCAGCGGGTGGCGGATATCTGGGCGCCTCTGCTGAAGCAGCGCGTGGGGGCACTCGACAACTTCTTCGAACTGGGTGGGCACTCGTTGCTGGCCGCGCAGGCGGCCACGCGTTTGCGTGAGGCGCTCGGGATGGAGCTGTCGGTGCGCGTGCTCTTCGAGGCCCCGACGGTGGCGGAGCTGGCCGCGCGCCTCGAGTCGATGCGGGGGAGAACGGCGGGGATCGTGGCTCCTCCCCTGGTGCCAGTGCCCCGGGGCGGGGATCTCCCGCTGTCCTTCGCACAGCAGCGGCTGTGGTTCCTCGAGCAGTTCGAGCCCGGTGGGTACTCGTACAACGTTCCCGTCGCCACGTGGTTGAAGGGCTCGCTCGATGTGACCGTGCTGGAGCGGTGCTTCGCGGAGATCGTCCGGCGACACGAGGTGCTGCGGACGACGTTCTCGGAGGTGAACGGGCAGCCCGTGCAGCGGATTGCTCCCGAGCTGGTGCTCTCGGTTCCCGTGGAGGAGCTGGAGGGGTTGCCCGCCAGCGCCATCAAGCAGCGCGTGGAGGAGGAGGCCCGCTGCCCGTTCGACCTGGAGAAGGGGCCGCTCATCCGGGTGCGGCTGCTGCGTGTGGCGGCGGACGAGCACGTGCTGATGCTCGTGATGAATCACATCGTCTGCGACATCTGGGCGCTCGGCGTCCTGTTGCGCGAGCTGGAGACGCTGTACCAGGCCTTCTCCTCGGGAGCGGCGCCTTCGCTGCCTTCGCTGCCGGTCCAGTACGCGGACTTCGCGACGTGGCAGCGCGAGTGGTTGAAGGGGGACGCGCTGGAGCAGCAGCTCTCCTGGTGGAAGCAGCAGCTCGCCGGAGCGCCTCCGGTTCTGGAGTTGCCGACGGATCGGCCCAGGCCTCCCGCGCAGACCTTCCACGGGGCGCACCTGGAGTTGCCACTGCCCTCCAGTCTGTCCACCTCGGTCCAGACGCTGAGCCGTCAGGAGGGCGTCACTCCGTTCATGACGTTCCTGGCGGCCTACCAGGCGTTGCTGGCGCGCTACAGCGGGCAGACGGACTTCGTGGTGGGCTCGCCCATCATCGGGCGCAACCGGCGCGAGGTGGAGGGGCTCGTCGGCTGCTTCCTCAACACGCTGGCGCTGCGGATGGACACGTCCGGGGACGTGAGCTTCCGGGAGCTCCTGGGTCGGGTCCGGAAGACCTGTGTGGCTGCCTTCGCCCACCAGGACATGCCCTTCGAGCAGTTGGTGGACGCGCTCCAACCGGTGCGAGACCTGAGCCGCTCTCCGCTCTTCCAGGTCATGTTCGCTCATCAGCTCATGCCACCCGCGTTGTCCCTGCCGGGGGTCTCCGCGAGTGAATTCCCCTTCGAGCCCGGGATGGCGAAGTTCGACCTGACGCTGTTCGTGCGAGAGACGCCGAACGGGTTGGTGAGTGTCTGGGAGTACAACACCGACCTGTACGAAGAGGCGACGGTGGAGAGGATGGCGGCGCACTACGTGCGGCTGCTGGAAGGTGCCGTTGCCCACCCGGAGCAGAAGCTGTCGGCGCTGCCGCTGATGAGCGAGGAGGAGCGGAGAAGGGTGGTGGTGGAGTTCAACGACACGGGGGCGCTGTACGCGCCAGCTCGTGGAGTGCACGAGCTGTTCGAGGCGTGGGCGGACAGGAGGCCGGAAGCGGTGGCCGTGAGCTTCGGAGAGGAGAGGCTCACCTACGGAGAGCTGAATCGGAAGGCGAACCGGCTGGCGCACCACCTGAGGACATGGGGAGTGGGGCCGGATGTGCCGGTGGGCCTGTGCGTGAAGCGCTCGCTGGAGTTGGCGGTGGGCGTGCTGGGAATCCTGAAAGCCGGGGGCGCGTACGTGCCGCTGGACCCGGCGTACCCGGCGGAGCGGCTGGCGCTGATGCTCAATGCGTCGCGGGCGCCGGTGCTGCTCACCCAGCGGACATTGAGCGAAGCGCTTCCCCAGAGTGAGGCGAAGCGGCTGTACCTGGACGCGGACGAGAGCGCGTGGGCCGGTTGCAGCGAGGCCAATCCTCAACCCCTCGCGGGCCCGGAAGCACTGGCGTACGTCATCTACACATCGGGTTCGACGGGGGTGCCGAAGGGAGTGGCGATGCACCACCGGCCACTGCTCAACCTCATGAGGTGGCAGGTGGAGCGCTCGGGGGCGAAGAAGACGCTGCAATTCTCGGCGCTGAGCTTCGACGTGAGCTTCCAGGAGTTGTTCTCCACGTGGGGAGCGGGTGGGGAGTTGGTGCTCATTGCCGAGGAGATGAGGCTGGAGGCGAGGGCGCTGCTGGAGAAGATGGAGAGCAGCGGGGTGGAGAGGCTGTACCTGCCGTTCGTGGCGCTGCAGAACCTGGCGGAGGTGGCGGACAGGGAGGGACTGGCACCGAGCAGGCTGAGGGAAGTCATCACCGCGGGCGAGCAGCTGCGAGTGACGCCAGCGCTGAGAGGGTGGCTGGGGAGGATGAAGGGGTGCGTGCTGGAGAACCAGTACGGGCCGACGGAGACGCACGTGGCGACGGCGTACCGGATGGAGGGGGAGCCGGAGAAGTGGCCGGAGCTGCCGAGCATAGGCAAGCCGATAGCGAACACGAGCGTGCACCTGCTGGACGGGAATGGAGAGCCGGTGCCGGTGGGGGTGCCGGGGGAGCTGTACATAGGCGGAGTGGCGGTGGCGAGGGGCTACCTGCATCGGCCGGAGCTGACGCAGGAGAAGTTCGTCCCGGATGTGTTTGGGGAGAGAGGAGAGAGGCTGTACCGGACGGGGGACTACGCGAGGTACCTGGCGGACGGGAACATCGAGTTCCTGGGGCGCAGGGACGCGCAGGTGAAGGTGCGCGGGTTCCGGATTGAGCTGGCGGAGGTGGAGGCGGCGCTGGCCAGACACCCGTCGGTGAAGGACGTGGCTGTCGTTGCCAGAGAGGTGGGTGCCGGAGGAAAGCAGCTGGTGGCGTACGTCGTAGGCAAGGAGGGACAGGCGCCAGGGGCCGGGGAGCTGAAGAGCTTCCTGAAGGAGCGGTTGCCCGAGTACATGGTGCCGTCTGCCTTCGTGCGTCTGGAGGCGTTTCCGCTGACGCCCAGTGGCAAGGTGGACAGGAAGGCCCTGCCCGCTCCGGACTCCACCCGCCAGGAATCGTCGCGCTCCTTCGTTGGCCCACGCACGGCGCTGGAACTTCAGATCGTGCGCATCTGGGAGGAGCTGCTCGGAATCCAGCCCGTCGGCGTGCAGGACAACTTCTTCGAGCTGGGCGGCAACTCGCTGCTGGCGATCCGCCTACTGTCACGCATTCGGACGAGCACGGGACGAAACCTGCCCGTGGCGGCGCTGTTCCAGAACGCGACCGTGGAGCACCTGGCCAGCCTGCTGCGTCAGGAGGCGGGGCCGTGGACTCCACTGGTGGAGCTCCGGGGAGGCGGAGACAAGCGGCCCTTCTTCTGCGTGCACGCGGTCGGGGGAACGGTGCTGGGGTACGTGGAGCTGTCGCGGTTGCTCGGCCCGGATCAGCCCTTCTATGGCTTGCAGTCGAGGGGACTCGATGGAGACCTGCCACCGTGCGAGTCGGTGGAGGAGATGGCGGGGCTCTACATCGAGGCCATCCGGAAGGTGCAGCCGACGGGGCCGTACCTGTTGGGCGGCTGGTCGATGGGCGGGAGCATCGCGCTGGAGATGGCCAGCCAGCTGCGAGGGCAGGGGGAGGACGTGGAGCTGCTCGCGCTCATCGACAGCTATGACCTGTCCTCGGCGGTGGCTCGGTTGTCTCCGGAGCAGCAAGAGGCCTCGCGACTGGCGGCGCTGTTCCACGGGGATCTGCTGAGAGCCGCGGGCCAGGAGCCTCCTGTCTCGGAAGAGACTCTGGCCCGGATGGAGCCAGAGGCGCTGAGCGGAGCCCTGGAGGAAGTCAGCAGGGCCGCGGCCACCGCACCAGGCGCCGGAGTCCAGCCGCTGCAGGCGCTGCATCGGGTGTTCGAGAAAAACCTGCGGGCGGCGTGGAGGTACTCGCCACCGGTCTACCCGGGGACACTCACGCTCTTCGAGGCCAGTGCGTCCGCGCTCCAGCAGCAGGGCGGGAAGCGGTTCGCCGCGAGCGCCGTGGAGGTGAACACGCTGGAGGGTGACCACTACTCCATCCTGCGCGGCCCGCGAGTGGAGGAGCTGGCGGCGCGGCTCAAGTCGTGTCTGGAGCGAGCCCATTCCGCTCGGAAGGAGCGAAACCCATGA